Proteins encoded together in one Cicer arietinum cultivar CDC Frontier isolate Library 1 chromosome 4, Cicar.CDCFrontier_v2.0, whole genome shotgun sequence window:
- the LOC101490473 gene encoding protein SIEVE ELEMENT OCCLUSION B-like, translating into MSCKAPGEEIAYKTTLAILNKLSNYSWVAKGVLTLSAFALEYGQFWLLSQYLQTEPLAKSLGIIKRVPQLTKPESLKKHRNAILELNNLIKATWQVIDIIIELERLNSLHDIKEVPALAPALEQFPVDVYWVIITIVAIVTQIECLTTDSDKRQDLSQFGQKINIIISKLRKHVSQCTIQIDQAEYNKLLRKLFQTPTEIMEVFKVLIFWKDVPKAPIYDGTTKTLVNIEVLKKKDVFLFISTLDISQEDISIMIPIHDHIKRTGSQHKIVWVPIVEEWNDKLRKQFDTLKSKMPWYVLHHFAPIKGIKYIKEEWHFKLKPLAVVLSPQGKILHQNALHMIQVWGVKGFPFSKSKEESMTQSLMWVDSLLVDIDIKIKWEEEKSVIIYGGKDKEWIQQFTKSAGALANDATIKQAKTSIELFCLESQQPTTVSNFWKKVESLFVTKMHEKTNTVTQQVEKLLSYKNETGWAIVTKGSIVTSVGHGTTILKAVAEFDKWKDVVVTKGFEFAFREHHHKVANTFHLCSHLEIPNVAGKIPDFIECPDCHRTMEVFISYKCCHNEDKANGEH; encoded by the exons ATGTCATGCAAAGCACCAGGTGAAGAAATTGCATACAAAACAACACTAGCAATACTCAACAAGCTATCAAACTATTCATGGGTTGCAAAAGGAGTTCTGACTCTTTCAGCTTTTGCTCTTGAATATGGACAGTTCTGGCTACTATCACAGTATCTACAAACAGAACCACTTGCCAAATCATTAGGCATAATCAAAAGAGTGCCTCAACTCACCAAACCTGAATCCCTCAAAAAACACCGCAATGCAATTTTGGAACTCAACAATCTGATCAAGGCAACATGGCAAGTGATTGATATCATCATTGAGTTGGAAAGGCTTAACTCACTTCATGACATTAAGGAAGTGCCAGCTCTTGCACCAGCTTTGGAACAATTCCCAGTTGATGTCTATTGGGTTATCATTACCATTGTTGCAATTGTTACTCAAATTGAATGTCTCACTACTGATTC ggaTAAGAGGCAGGACTTGTCTCAATTTGGTCAAAAGATTAACATCATAATCAGCAAATTGAGGAAGCATGTGTCACAATGCACTATACAAATTG ATCAAGCAGAGTATAACAAGTTACTTAGGAAGCTCTTTCAAACCCCGACAGAAATTATGGAAGTGTTTAAGGTGTTGATTTTTTGGAAAGACGTTCCAAAAGCACCCATCTATGATGGTACCACTAAAACATTG GTTAATATTGAAGTGTTGAAGAAAAAAGACGTGTTCTTATTCATTTCAACCCTGGACATAAGCCAAGAAGACATCTCAATTATGATTCCAATTCATGATCATATTAAGAGAACAGGAAGCCAACACAAGATTGTGTGGGTTCCTATCGTGGAGGAATGGAATGATAAGCTGCGTAAACAATTTGATACATTAAAGTCTAAGATGCCTTGGTATGTGTTGCATCATTTTGCACCCATAAAAGGCATCAAGTACATAAAAGAGGAATGGCATTTCAAGCTAAAGCCTTTGGCTGTTGTGTTGAGCCCACAAGGAAAGATTCTACATCAGAATGCACTTCATATGATTCAAGTTTGGGGGGTAAAAGGTTTTCCTTTCTCCAAATCCAAAGAAGAATCAATGACTCAATCATTAATGTGGGTTGATTCCCTACTTGTTGACATTGATATAAAGATTAAATGG gaggaggaAAAGAGTGTGATCATTTATGGAGGCAAAGATAAGGAATGGATTCAACAATTCACTAAGTCTGCTGGTGCCTTAGCAAATGATGCCACTATTAAGCAAGCAAAGACTTCAATTGAGCTATTCTGCTTGGAGTCTCAACAACCAACTACAGTTAGCAACTTTTGGAAAAAGGTAGAGAGTTTGTTTGTCACCAAGATGCATGAGAAAACAAACACTGTAACACAACAGGTTGAGAAGTTGCTTTCTTACAAGAATGAGACAGGGTGGGCAATTGTGACAAAAGGGTCTATTGTGACTTCTGTTGGCCATGGGACAACAATTTTGAAGGCAGTGGCAGAGTTCGACAAATGGAAAGATGTGGTGGTCACTAAGGGTTTTGAATTTGCATTTAGAGAACATCATCACAAGGTTGCTAATACCTTTCATCTTTGCTCTCACCTTGAGATTCCTAATGTTGCTGGAAAAATACCAGATTTTATTGAGTGTCCAGATTGTCACCGCACAATGGAAGTGTTTATTAGTTACAAGTGTTGCCATAATGAGGATAAGGCTAATGGTGAGCATTAG
- the LOC101490799 gene encoding low affinity inorganic phosphate transporter 1-like, producing MAKEQLKVLNALDVAKTQWYHFTAIVIAGMGFFTDAYDLFCISLVTKLLGRVYYFEGNNKPGSLPQNVSAAINGVAFCGTLAGQLFFGWLGDKMGRKRVYGMTLMLMVICSLASGLSFGKDPKTVVATLCFFRFWLGFGIGGDYPLSATIMSEYANKKTRGAFIAAVFAMQGFGILAGGAVAIIVSSAFKAMYPAPAFDVNPILSTVPQADYVWRIILMFGALPALLTYYWRMKMPETARYTALVAKNAKQAAADMSKVLQVDIEAEQEKVQQLGHTQRANGNDFGLFTTRFLRRHGLHLLGTAVTWFLLDIAYYSQNLFQKDIFTAIGWIPEAKTMSALEEVYKIARAQTLIALCSSVPGYWFTVALIDKIGRFTIQLMGFFFMTVFMFALAIPYHHWTMDGNQIGFVVMYSLTFFFANFGPNATTFVVPAEIFPARLRSTCHGISAAAGKAGAMVGAFGFLYAQNGIGVRNVLLLLGVANFFGMMFTFLVPESKGKSLEEISGEAEEETSANRESALEAGLQVQTVSA from the coding sequence ATGGCTAAGGAACAATTGAAGGTGCTAAATGCACTTGATGTTGCAAAGACACAATGGTATCATTTCACAGCAATTGTGATTGCTGGAATGGGTTTTTTCACTGATGCTTATGATCTCTTCTGCATTTCACTTGTTACCAAATTGCTTGGCCGTGTGTATTACTTTGAAGGCAACAACAAACCTGGTTCATTGCCACAGAATGTTTCAGCTGCAATCAACGGTGTTGCTTTTTGTGGAACACTTGCAGGCCAACTTTTTTTTGGTTGGCTAGGTGACAAAATGGGAAGAAAACGTGTTTATGGAATGACCCTTATGCTTATGGTTATATGTTCACTTGCTTCTGGTCTCTCTTTTGGGAAGGATCCCAAAACTGTTGTGGCTACTCTTTGTTTCTTCAGGTTTTGGCTTGGATTTGGAATTGGCGGTGATTACCCTCTTTCTGCTACAATCATGTCTGAGTATGCAAACAAAAAGACTCGTGGTGCTTTTATAGCTGCTGTTTTTGCAATGCAGGGATTTGGAATTTTGGCTGGCGGCGCCGTTGCGATTATAGTTTCATCTGCTTTCAAAGCTATGTACCCTGCTCCGGCGTTTGATGTTAACCCAATTTTGTCGACAGTTCCACAAGCTGATTATGTTTGGAGGATAATTTTAATGTTTGGTGCACTTCCAGCATTGTTGACATACTATTGGAGAATGAAAATGCCTGAAACTGCAAGATACACTGCTTTGGTTGCCAAGAATGCTAAACAAGCGGCTGCAGATATGTCCAAAGTTTTGCAGGTTGATATTGAAGCTGAACAGGAAAAAGTTCAGCAATTGGGTCACACACAAAGAGCAAATGGGAATGATTTTGGGTTGTTTACAACAAGGTTTCTTCGCCGACACGGACTTCACTTGCTTGGAACTGCTGTGACTTGGTTCTTGTTGGACATTGCTTACTATAGTCAGAATCTTTTCCAGAAAGACATTTTTACTGCAATCGGATGGATTCCAGAAGCTAAAACCATGAGTGCTCTTGAAGAGGTTTATAAAATTGCTAGAGCACAGACACTCATAGCACTTTGCAGCAGTGTTCCTGGTTACTGGTTCACAGTGGCACTTATTGATAAAATTGGAAGGTTTACAATTCAGTTGATGGGATTTTTCTTCATGACAGTGTTCATGTTTGCTTTGGCCATTCCATATCACCACTGGACAATGGATGGAAACCAAATTGGGTTTGTTGTTATGTATTCATTGACCTTTTTCTTTGCTAATTTCGGTCCAAATGCAACGACGTTTGTGGTGCCGGCGGAGATTTTCCCAGCAAGATTAAGGTCAACATGTCATGGTATATCAGCTGCTGCTGGGAAAGCTGGTGCAATGGTTGGTGCTTTTGGATTCTTATATGCTCAAAATGGCATTGGAGTGAGAAATGTGCTTCTGCTTTTGGGTGTGGCTAACTTCTTCGGGATGATGTTTACTTTCTTGGTGCCTGAATCTAAAGGAAAATCTTTGGAAGAGATTTCTGGTGAAGCTGAGGAAGAAACTTCTGCTAATAGAGAATCTGCATTGGAGGCTGGTCTTCAAGTTCAGACTGTTTCTGCTTAA